The proteins below are encoded in one region of Asticcacaulis excentricus CB 48:
- a CDS encoding DUF3419 family protein: MSLTEGEDIATLNFTSTNEDGETELMALRGCQRILCLTGTGTRVLDLLAEDAREIVALDLNAAQNHLLELKIAAMRSLDRGACLAFLGMAPCSGRLDTYRRLSLNLTPQARHFFDGQKRAISGGVWHYGLWERLLRWNARFLSCRIGAVSALMRAPSIEDQSRLFDQHFQSSAAWSKLEAIGRDLVWRLAMREPAAAFLPDAREVSARIDADFRKASQSFLFRESDIATLALKGRHSARGPLPVHLREDTYEKVRGRLERIRLVTGGLADLPNLNVGRFDGFSLSDFGSYCDLSVYGDSWKGIVHVALPDARFCERLFLNVMPPQSDRVMIDETLSRELSSRDKSIIYRVRAGVLRAC; encoded by the coding sequence GTGAGCTTAACGGAGGGGGAAGACATCGCAACGCTCAACTTCACTTCCACCAATGAAGACGGCGAGACCGAGCTTATGGCGCTGCGCGGCTGTCAGCGCATACTCTGCCTGACCGGAACCGGCACGCGGGTTCTGGATCTCCTCGCTGAAGACGCCAGGGAGATTGTCGCCCTCGACCTGAACGCCGCTCAAAACCATCTTCTCGAGCTCAAGATAGCGGCCATGCGCAGCCTGGATCGGGGCGCTTGTCTTGCTTTTCTGGGTATGGCGCCGTGCTCTGGTCGACTGGATACCTATAGGCGTCTGTCTTTAAATTTGACGCCACAGGCGAGGCACTTCTTTGACGGTCAAAAACGGGCTATTTCGGGCGGGGTCTGGCACTACGGCCTTTGGGAGCGACTTTTACGATGGAATGCGCGCTTTCTTAGCTGTCGCATCGGCGCCGTTTCGGCCCTGATGCGGGCGCCATCGATTGAGGACCAGTCGCGTCTCTTTGACCAGCATTTTCAATCATCGGCCGCCTGGTCAAAGCTCGAGGCAATCGGCCGAGATCTCGTCTGGCGCTTGGCAATGCGCGAACCCGCCGCCGCCTTTCTTCCTGATGCGCGTGAGGTCAGTGCCCGCATTGACGCCGATTTTCGCAAGGCCTCCCAAAGCTTTCTATTTCGGGAAAGTGATATCGCTACACTTGCCCTTAAAGGACGCCACAGCGCCCGCGGCCCATTACCCGTTCACCTGCGAGAAGACACCTACGAAAAGGTCCGCGGCCGACTTGAGCGAATTCGGCTCGTAACAGGCGGACTTGCAGACTTGCCAAATCTAAATGTCGGCCGCTTTGATGGCTTCTCCCTATCTGATTTCGGGTCTTACTGCGATCTGTCCGTCTACGGGGACAGCTGGAAGGGGATAGTGCACGTAGCCCTACCCGATGCGCGTTTTTGCGAACGCCTGTTCCTGAACGTCATGCCGCCGCAGTCTGACCGGGTTATGATCGATGAAACCCTTTCGCGTGAACTGTCTTCGCGTGACAAGTCTATCATCTACCGCGTACGGGCCGGGGTTTTGAGGGCGTGCTAG
- a CDS encoding F390 synthetase-related protein — protein sequence MRAEAIVAVGQAYLRARWRALTLRNRKSLKAYHERELHRLTRQASRELSFYTPYSGADFSTFPVIDKKVLLENFSRLNRGGLSLESVREALAHGEERLAGRIIGMSTGTSGNRGYYVITERERFTWLGTILAKALPYALWRSHRVALALPALSDLYRAASIGSRIQLRFFDLALGPESWMDALTAFAPDTLVAPPKVLRFLAEQGRLKAPRLFSSAEVLDDIDKRIIEDATGFRVRQIYMATEGLFAVSCPFGTLHLAEDVVHFEFERSITDSALVSPIVTDFTRREQGMIRYRMNDLFELDHGRCPCQSAFQAVLRIDGRCDDAFLLADRSGGRQLVSPDVLRNAIVRSDPTIDDFRLIQTGPEDVVLQLSDAIAATAARKAVLEVETMLKRRGLTANITVRHGIVADYTRKLRRVRRDWRA from the coding sequence ATGAGGGCTGAAGCGATAGTGGCGGTGGGCCAGGCCTATCTGAGAGCCCGCTGGCGTGCGCTCACATTGCGTAACCGAAAATCCCTAAAGGCTTATCATGAGCGTGAGCTTCATCGATTGACCCGGCAAGCCAGTCGCGAGCTCAGCTTCTACACTCCTTATTCTGGTGCCGATTTCAGCACCTTTCCTGTCATTGACAAGAAGGTCCTACTTGAGAACTTTTCAAGGTTAAACCGAGGGGGGTTAAGCCTTGAAAGCGTGCGCGAGGCACTGGCGCACGGTGAGGAGAGACTGGCGGGGCGCATTATTGGCATGAGCACCGGGACATCAGGTAACCGGGGCTACTACGTAATCACTGAACGCGAGCGCTTTACATGGCTAGGCACCATTCTCGCCAAGGCCTTGCCTTATGCCTTATGGCGAAGCCACCGCGTCGCTCTGGCACTTCCGGCCTTATCTGACCTCTACCGCGCAGCGAGTATCGGAAGCCGTATTCAGCTGCGCTTCTTCGACCTTGCGCTTGGGCCCGAAAGCTGGATGGACGCACTGACGGCCTTCGCGCCGGACACCCTCGTCGCGCCACCTAAGGTTTTACGCTTCTTGGCTGAGCAAGGAAGGCTTAAAGCTCCTCGCCTGTTTTCCAGCGCTGAAGTCCTTGACGATATTGACAAGCGGATCATCGAAGACGCGACAGGTTTTCGGGTGCGCCAGATCTATATGGCAACAGAAGGGCTTTTTGCCGTGAGCTGTCCTTTCGGCACACTTCATCTGGCTGAGGATGTGGTCCATTTTGAGTTCGAGCGATCCATCACCGACAGCGCACTCGTTAGTCCCATTGTCACCGACTTTACACGCCGCGAACAGGGGATGATTCGGTATCGTATGAATGATCTGTTTGAACTCGATCACGGTAGATGCCCCTGCCAGAGTGCGTTTCAGGCGGTTTTGCGCATAGACGGACGATGCGACGATGCGTTTCTTCTGGCAGACCGCTCGGGCGGACGCCAACTCGTTTCACCTGACGTTTTGCGCAATGCGATTGTCCGTTCAGACCCGACCATAGACGATTTTCGCCTGATCCAGACTGGACCGGAGGATGTTGTCTTGCAGCTGTCAGACGCTATAGCGGCAACGGCGGCAAGAAAGGCCGTCTTAGAAGTTGAGACGATGTTAAAAAGGCGCGGACTGACGGCGAACATCACGGTCAGGCACGGCATTGTGGCTGATTACACGCGTAAACTCAGGCGCGTTCGCAGAGACTGGCGCGCTTGA
- a CDS encoding aromatic ring-hydroxylating oxygenase subunit alpha, whose protein sequence is MSQTSWPLALARSWHPIAYRCEIKKAPFAVVLMGRPLVVFETGGGVAVLEDRCPHRNAPLSAGRVVESQIECPYHGWRFDAGGRCRYVAGSNLTANASARSFSVQEHAGIVWTCLMDEEAPFHGLPDVIGDPTFDTFWWHLPPSTGAVDDAIENLLDPVHAYFLHPGLVRRATRACPVDVELHVEPSEAVARYTEPHQAMTLLQRVTEGRRSLSWGRYRPPTQVQIGFEDNQGLQASISVVFSPVDAKTTRPFAAFSTRRGVLPAFLKRLGIIAFHRKVLSQDLAMLSLQSHQLSRFGGADYHQGPVDMFGTLISHGLNAKPLPQGIRTFRLFGQA, encoded by the coding sequence GTGAGCCAAACCTCATGGCCATTGGCGCTTGCGCGATCCTGGCATCCGATTGCTTATCGGTGCGAAATCAAGAAGGCGCCTTTCGCCGTTGTTTTGATGGGGCGGCCTCTCGTCGTCTTTGAAACGGGGGGCGGTGTCGCGGTTCTGGAGGATCGCTGTCCCCATCGAAATGCCCCCTTATCGGCCGGGCGGGTCGTGGAGTCGCAGATCGAGTGTCCTTACCATGGCTGGCGTTTCGACGCCGGCGGGCGCTGTCGCTATGTTGCCGGTTCAAATCTGACGGCAAACGCTTCGGCCAGATCCTTTTCGGTTCAAGAACACGCCGGTATCGTCTGGACGTGTCTGATGGACGAAGAGGCGCCCTTCCACGGCCTGCCTGACGTCATCGGCGATCCGACATTTGACACCTTCTGGTGGCATTTGCCGCCTTCAACAGGTGCGGTGGACGATGCGATTGAAAACCTACTCGATCCTGTTCACGCCTACTTTCTCCATCCGGGGCTCGTTCGCAGAGCCACCCGGGCCTGCCCGGTTGACGTCGAACTGCACGTCGAACCTTCTGAAGCCGTCGCGCGGTACACCGAGCCTCACCAGGCAATGACCCTCCTTCAGCGGGTAACCGAGGGCAGGCGAAGCCTGTCTTGGGGGCGATACCGGCCGCCCACACAGGTTCAGATCGGATTTGAAGATAATCAGGGTCTTCAGGCCTCAATTAGCGTGGTCTTCAGTCCCGTCGATGCCAAGACCACCCGGCCATTCGCGGCGTTTTCCACCCGTCGGGGCGTGTTGCCGGCCTTCCTCAAACGCCTGGGGATCATCGCCTTTCATCGCAAAGTGTTATCTCAAGACCTTGCAATGCTGTCTCTTCAAAGCCATCAACTCTCCCGTTTCGGGGGGGCAGACTACCATCAAGGTCCTGTTGACATGTTCGGAACACTGATCTCACACGGCCTGAACGCAAAGCCCCTGCCACAGGGCATCAGAACGTTCCGGTTGTTTGGGCAGGCATAA